One stretch of Flavobacterium sp. 9 DNA includes these proteins:
- a CDS encoding AAA family ATPase, with translation MQKQIIVLIGGPGTGKSTLINELVARGYCCYPEISRQVTLEAQQRGIEQLFLEQPLLFSEMLLEGRINQFKNALEESDDVVFIDRGIPDVVAYMDYIGDDYPESFVKACADFKYSKTFILPPWEEIYESDTERYENFEQALTIQKHLVDTYKKYGYDLIEVPKDTVENRILYILDKI, from the coding sequence GTGCAAAAACAAATCATAGTTCTCATTGGTGGCCCGGGAACGGGAAAATCTACTCTTATCAACGAATTGGTAGCTCGTGGCTACTGCTGTTACCCTGAAATTTCAAGACAAGTTACGCTCGAAGCACAACAACGTGGTATCGAACAATTGTTTTTGGAACAGCCTTTATTGTTTAGCGAAATGTTGCTTGAAGGGCGTATTAACCAATTTAAAAATGCTCTTGAAGAATCTGACGATGTTGTTTTTATAGATCGCGGTATTCCTGATGTTGTTGCTTATATGGATTATATTGGCGATGATTATCCGGAGAGTTTTGTAAAGGCTTGTGCCGATTTTAAATATTCAAAAACTTTTATTTTACCGCCTTGGGAAGAAATCTACGAAAGCGACACTGAACGCTACGAGAATTTTGAACAGGCATTAACGATACAAAAACACCTTGTTGATACCTATAAAAAATACGGTTACGACTTAATTGAAGTGCCTAAAGATACGGTTGAGAACAGAATTCTTTATATCTTAGATAAAATTTAG
- a CDS encoding ATP-dependent DNA helicase RecQ, with the protein MPEAQEILLKYWKYDSFRPLQEEIIDSVLSGQDTFALLPTGGGKSICFQVPAMMQEGICLVVSPLVALMKDQVANLQKREIKAIALTGGIHTEEIIDLLDNCQYGNFKFLYLSPERLQSDWILERIKNLPINLIAIDEAHCVSQWGHDFRPAYLKISELKKFFPKIPFLALTATATPRVIEDIKTELGLKDPILFQQSFERKNIAYMVFEVEDKLYRTEQILKKNPQPSIIYVRNRKSCLNMSTQLQSLGFKATYYHGGLSAKEKDKNMQLWMSEQAQVIVATNAFGMGIDKDNVKTVIHTQLPENIENYYQESGRAGRNGEKAFSVLLYNNSDANQTEQQFLSVLPDKKFLKLMYVKLCNYFQIAYGEGLDDSFSFKLNHFCHKYDFPTLKTYNALQFLNQQGIITMSQEFSEKITLQFLIESKEVLRYMSLNPNDEEIILAIVRTYPGVYEMKTPFNLSLIAKKSQHTEEQVSAVLEKLKEKEIIDYKSKNNDATILFNEVREDDLTINRVSKYLEKQNQLKEEQLLSVLHYIKESKTCKNRLVLDYFGEETNSNCGVCSYCITQKGKITEADSIADKILHLLKSAALTSREIQTQIKLDANDVVVVLQELLENNHITIQPNNKYTLKS; encoded by the coding sequence ATGCCAGAAGCGCAAGAAATTCTTTTAAAATACTGGAAATACGACAGTTTTAGACCGCTGCAAGAGGAGATTATCGACTCGGTTTTAAGCGGTCAGGATACTTTTGCCCTTTTACCAACTGGCGGTGGAAAATCCATTTGTTTTCAGGTTCCGGCAATGATGCAGGAAGGTATATGTTTGGTTGTTTCGCCTTTGGTCGCTTTGATGAAAGATCAGGTTGCGAATTTACAGAAACGAGAAATTAAAGCCATCGCGCTTACAGGCGGAATTCACACGGAAGAAATAATTGATCTTCTGGACAATTGCCAATACGGAAATTTTAAGTTTTTATATCTTTCTCCCGAACGACTTCAGTCGGATTGGATATTGGAACGCATTAAAAATCTACCTATAAATTTAATCGCTATCGACGAAGCGCATTGTGTTTCGCAATGGGGGCATGATTTTCGTCCGGCGTATTTAAAGATTTCTGAGCTTAAAAAGTTCTTTCCTAAGATTCCATTTTTAGCTTTGACCGCAACTGCGACTCCAAGAGTTATTGAAGATATTAAAACCGAATTAGGATTGAAGGATCCAATTCTTTTTCAGCAATCTTTTGAAAGAAAAAATATTGCTTACATGGTTTTCGAAGTCGAAGATAAACTGTATCGCACAGAACAAATCCTCAAGAAAAATCCACAACCTTCTATTATATATGTACGAAATAGAAAATCGTGTTTGAATATGTCGACGCAATTACAATCATTGGGTTTTAAAGCGACTTATTATCACGGTGGACTTTCGGCGAAAGAAAAAGACAAAAACATGCAATTGTGGATGTCTGAACAAGCGCAGGTTATTGTAGCCACAAATGCGTTTGGAATGGGAATCGACAAAGACAATGTAAAAACAGTCATTCATACGCAATTGCCTGAAAATATCGAAAACTATTATCAGGAATCTGGAAGAGCGGGACGAAATGGCGAAAAAGCATTTTCGGTTTTACTTTATAATAATTCTGATGCTAATCAAACAGAACAGCAATTTTTGAGCGTTTTGCCGGATAAAAAGTTCCTGAAGTTGATGTATGTAAAACTCTGCAATTATTTTCAGATTGCTTATGGCGAAGGTTTAGACGATTCTTTTTCGTTTAAACTAAATCATTTCTGTCATAAATACGACTTCCCTACTTTGAAAACTTATAATGCTTTGCAGTTTTTAAATCAGCAGGGAATTATCACAATGTCACAAGAATTTTCTGAGAAAATCACTTTGCAATTTTTAATCGAATCAAAAGAAGTTCTTCGTTATATGAGTTTGAATCCGAATGATGAAGAAATTATTTTAGCAATCGTCAGAACTTATCCAGGCGTTTATGAAATGAAAACACCTTTTAATCTTTCGCTGATTGCAAAAAAATCACAACATACAGAAGAACAGGTTTCAGCAGTTCTGGAAAAACTGAAAGAAAAAGAAATCATCGACTATAAATCAAAAAACAACGACGCTACTATATTATTTAATGAAGTTCGCGAAGATGATTTAACTATAAATCGAGTTTCGAAATATCTCGAAAAACAAAATCAATTAAAAGAAGAGCAGCTTTTATCTGTTCTACATTATATAAAGGAGAGCAAAACTTGCAAAAACAGATTGGTATTGGATTATTTTGGAGAAGAAACCAATTCTAATTGCGGCGTTTGTTCTTATTGTATTACTCAAAAAGGAAAAATTACAGAAGCTGATTCTATTGCCGATAAAATTCTGCATTTATTAAAATCGGCTGCTTTGACTTCGAGAGAAATTCAAACCCAAATAAAACTGGATGCCAACGATGTTGTTGTGGTACTTCAGGAATTATTAGAAAACAATCATATTACCATTCAACCGAATAACAAATACACTTTAAAATCATAA
- the fmt gene encoding methionyl-tRNA formyltransferase, with protein MEKLKIIFMGTPEFAVGILDTIIKNNYDVVGVITAADKPAGRGQKIKYSAVKEYALANNLTLLQPTNLKDEAFLAELKALNANLQIVVAFRMLPKVVWEMPSLGTFNLHASLLPNYRGAAPINWAIINGETKTGVTTFFIDDKIDTGAMILNSEIAIEPTENAGQLHDRLMLLGSKTVIETLKVIENGNVTTTIQEDNEEIKTAYKLNKENCKIDWTKSGDEINNLIRGLSPYPASWSFLKDKDEEQSIKIYEAKLISEAHSHEIGKLICSKKEIKVAVQDGFIQLLSLQLPGKKRMQVAELLNGITFSDTAKVY; from the coding sequence ATGGAAAAATTGAAAATCATATTTATGGGAACTCCGGAATTTGCCGTTGGCATTCTGGACACCATTATCAAAAATAATTACGATGTTGTTGGCGTGATTACTGCCGCAGATAAACCGGCAGGACGCGGACAAAAAATAAAATATTCGGCTGTAAAAGAATATGCGCTTGCAAACAATCTAACTTTATTACAACCGACAAATCTTAAAGACGAAGCTTTTCTTGCCGAATTAAAAGCTTTGAATGCCAATTTGCAAATTGTAGTTGCTTTTAGAATGCTTCCTAAAGTAGTTTGGGAAATGCCAAGCTTAGGAACTTTTAATCTTCACGCTTCATTATTACCAAATTATCGTGGTGCAGCACCAATTAACTGGGCAATTATTAATGGAGAAACCAAAACCGGTGTTACAACTTTCTTCATCGATGATAAAATTGATACTGGCGCAATGATTTTAAATTCGGAAATTGCGATTGAGCCAACAGAAAATGCCGGACAATTACATGACCGATTAATGTTATTAGGAAGTAAAACCGTAATCGAAACTTTAAAAGTTATCGAAAACGGAAATGTAACTACTACAATCCAAGAAGATAACGAGGAAATTAAAACGGCTTATAAATTAAATAAAGAAAATTGTAAGATCGATTGGACGAAATCCGGAGATGAAATCAATAATCTAATTCGAGGCTTAAGTCCATATCCTGCTTCCTGGTCTTTTTTGAAAGATAAAGATGAGGAGCAATCTATTAAAATATATGAGGCAAAATTGATTTCTGAAGCACATTCTCATGAGATTGGAAAGTTGATTTGTAGCAAAAAAGAAATCAAAGTTGCGGTTCAGGATGGCTTTATTCAGCTTTTGAGTTTGCAATTACCGGGTAAAAAGAGAATGCAAGTGGCAGAATTACTAAATGGTATAACTTTTTCTGATACCGCAAAGGTCTATTAA
- a CDS encoding HU family DNA-binding protein, producing the protein MNKSELIDAIAADAGITKAAAKLALESFLGNVGATLKKGGRVSLVGFGSWSVSARAARDGRNPQTGKTIQIAAKNVVKFKAGAELEGAVN; encoded by the coding sequence ATGAACAAATCAGAATTAATCGATGCTATCGCTGCTGATGCAGGAATTACAAAAGCTGCGGCAAAATTAGCTTTAGAGTCATTTTTAGGAAACGTAGGAGCTACTTTGAAAAAAGGTGGTAGAGTTTCATTAGTAGGTTTTGGATCTTGGTCAGTATCTGCTAGAGCTGCTAGAGACGGTAGAAACCCACAAACTGGTAAAACTATCCAAATCGCTGCTAAAAATGTAGTGAAATTCAAAGCTGGAGCTGAATTAGAAGGTGCAGTGAACTAA
- a CDS encoding YqgE/AlgH family protein — protein MISEKLKKGHLLIAEPSIIGDLSFNRSVILLADHNKEGSIGFIINKPLKYTINDLIPEIDASFKIYNGGPVEQDNLYFIHNIPDLIPNSVEISNGIYWGGDFESTKDLINDGSISKNNIRFFLGYTGWDENQLENEMQGNSWIIADNSYKNKIIGKSTTHFWKEQIIELGGDYLIWSNAPENPYLN, from the coding sequence ATGATTTCAGAAAAATTAAAAAAAGGACACCTGCTTATTGCCGAGCCTTCGATAATTGGAGATTTATCATTTAATAGATCGGTAATTTTATTAGCAGACCATAACAAAGAAGGATCTATAGGATTTATCATTAATAAACCACTTAAGTATACTATTAATGATCTAATTCCTGAGATCGATGCTTCTTTCAAGATATATAATGGAGGTCCTGTTGAACAGGATAATCTATATTTCATTCACAATATTCCAGATTTAATCCCGAATAGTGTCGAGATTTCTAATGGGATTTATTGGGGAGGTGATTTCGAATCGACCAAAGACTTAATAAACGACGGATCTATTAGTAAAAATAATATTCGTTTTTTCTTAGGCTATACAGGTTGGGATGAAAATCAACTTGAGAATGAAATGCAAGGAAACTCCTGGATCATTGCTGATAATAGTTACAAAAACAAAATTATAGGAAAATCAACAACCCATTTTTGGAAAGAGCAAATTATTGAGCTCGGTGGAGATTATCTTATATGGTCAAATGCACCTGAAAATCCATATCTGAATTAA
- a CDS encoding aminotransferase class IV, with product MINFNGNIVEREENILTQNRAFLYGDGVFETLKIINNKILFLEDHYFRLMASMRVVRMEIPMNFTMEFLEEQVLSLVQQNGFSASARARITVFRNDGGLYLPKTNEVSYLINAISLENTLYALKSGEYEVDLYKDFYVTKQLLSSIKTTNKLINVTGSIFAHENALANCLLINDTKNVIEGLQGNLFMVMGKKLITPPISEGCLNGVMRKQILALAKKVEGIEVLEEIISPFDLQKADELFLTNVITGIQPITKYRKKEFTSNLAHLLLQKLNESISEN from the coding sequence ATGATCAATTTTAACGGAAACATAGTAGAGCGAGAAGAGAATATATTAACTCAAAATCGTGCTTTTTTGTATGGAGATGGTGTTTTTGAAACACTAAAAATAATCAACAACAAAATCTTGTTTCTGGAAGATCATTATTTCCGATTGATGGCTTCAATGCGTGTTGTTAGAATGGAAATTCCAATGAACTTTACAATGGAGTTTCTGGAAGAGCAAGTTTTAAGTCTTGTTCAGCAAAATGGATTTTCGGCATCAGCGCGAGCACGAATTACTGTTTTTAGAAACGATGGCGGATTGTATTTGCCAAAAACTAATGAGGTTTCTTATTTAATTAATGCAATATCACTTGAGAACACGCTTTACGCTTTAAAATCAGGTGAATACGAAGTCGATTTGTATAAAGATTTCTATGTGACCAAACAATTATTATCGTCGATTAAAACGACTAATAAGTTGATAAACGTTACAGGAAGTATTTTTGCTCATGAAAATGCTTTGGCAAATTGTCTTTTGATAAACGATACTAAAAATGTTATCGAAGGATTACAAGGGAATCTATTCATGGTTATGGGTAAAAAATTAATTACACCACCAATTTCCGAAGGTTGTTTGAATGGCGTAATGCGCAAGCAAATTTTAGCTTTAGCCAAAAAAGTTGAAGGCATAGAAGTATTGGAAGAAATAATTTCGCCTTTTGATCTTCAAAAAGCAGATGAATTATTTCTTACCAATGTAATCACGGGAATACAGCCGATAACCAAATATCGAAAAAAGGAGTTTACCAGTAATCTGGCTCATTTATTATTGCAGAAACTAAATGAATCCATTTCTGAAAATTAA
- a CDS encoding START-like domain-containing protein, with amino-acid sequence MDPKIRYEIEFPINSSPQLLYQYISTPSGLSEWFADNVNSRGEFFTFIWNDSQEKARLASKKTGEKVKFKWVDESSKDTEYFFELHILVDELTKDVSLMVVDFAEKEEVGEAKQLWENQISDLKHLIGSV; translated from the coding sequence ATGGATCCAAAAATACGTTACGAAATCGAGTTTCCTATAAATTCTTCGCCGCAATTATTATATCAGTATATATCAACGCCGTCAGGTTTGTCAGAATGGTTTGCAGACAATGTAAATTCAAGAGGCGAATTCTTCACTTTCATTTGGAATGACTCGCAGGAAAAAGCGCGTTTGGCTTCTAAGAAAACCGGTGAAAAAGTAAAATTTAAATGGGTAGACGAAAGCAGTAAGGATACTGAATACTTTTTTGAATTGCATATTTTAGTTGACGAATTGACTAAAGATGTATCATTAATGGTTGTCGATTTTGCTGAAAAAGAAGAAGTAGGGGAAGCTAAACAATTGTGGGAGAATCAGATCTCAGACCTGAAACATCTTATAGGATCTGTTTAG
- a CDS encoding GIY-YIG nuclease family protein, which yields MLYSERFNKNYTGFTSNLIKRFKSHNHLGTKGYTLKFRPWTVIHVEFFYSKSEAMKREKYLKTGIGREFIQNLINKL from the coding sequence ATACTTTATTCTGAAAGATTTAATAAAAACTACACAGGATTTACTTCTAATTTAATCAAAAGATTCAAGTCTCATAATCATCTTGGAACAAAAGGATATACTCTTAAATTTAGACCGTGGACGGTAATTCATGTTGAATTTTTCTATTCTAAATCTGAGGCAATGAAAAGAGAAAAGTACCTAAAAACAGGAATTGGAAGAGAATTTATTCAAAATCTCATTAATAAATTATAA
- a CDS encoding SMI1/KNR4 family protein, with the protein MNDKLTIRLSEAFKSKLDIFDTFMNNGANDKEIVDLEKSLNQILPSSYIDLLKTYNGEKKSVGLMGGFGFLGTEEIVLQWDFFKTAESNIEPDSVYQKDKIKNELYSVKRIPFAHDGSGNFLCIDYDPGVEGKNGQILYLPTGDPEPVSVIADNFDEFLSFLIDAVTTEKLELTDERDEWDEEDWEKAEIYFDGTWRDDWTDIADEYNLKQANN; encoded by the coding sequence ATGAACGATAAATTGACGATTAGATTAAGTGAAGCTTTTAAATCAAAACTAGATATTTTTGATACTTTCATGAATAATGGAGCAAATGATAAAGAAATCGTTGACTTAGAAAAATCACTAAATCAAATTTTACCAAGCTCATATATCGATTTATTAAAGACATACAACGGCGAAAAAAAATCCGTTGGGCTTATGGGCGGATTTGGATTTTTAGGAACCGAGGAAATAGTACTACAATGGGATTTTTTCAAAACAGCAGAAAGTAACATAGAACCCGATTCTGTTTATCAGAAAGACAAAATAAAGAATGAATTATATTCTGTAAAAAGGATTCCTTTTGCTCATGACGGTTCAGGAAATTTCTTATGCATTGACTACGATCCCGGCGTTGAAGGAAAAAATGGTCAAATTTTATATTTACCAACTGGAGATCCCGAACCCGTTTCGGTTATTGCTGATAATTTTGATGAGTTTCTTTCTTTTTTAATTGATGCCGTTACTACTGAGAAATTAGAATTAACAGATGAAAGAGACGAATGGGATGAAGAAGACTGGGAAAAAGCAGAAATTTATTTCGATGGTACCTGGAGAGATGACTGGACAGATATTGCCGACGAATATAATTTGAAACAAGCTAACAACTAA
- a CDS encoding helix-turn-helix domain-containing protein, whose amino-acid sequence MSTSTKPNHIGRKISRIRELKDMKQEALAQALGTNQQAISAIENSETIDDEKLIAVAKALGVSVEAIKNFTEENMISYFNSFYDNSIANGLVNNANHCTFNPLDKLVESFEENKKLYERLLQAEKDKVEFLEKLLKDK is encoded by the coding sequence ATGAGCACATCAACAAAACCAAATCATATAGGGCGAAAAATTAGCCGTATTCGTGAACTGAAAGACATGAAACAAGAAGCTTTGGCGCAAGCTTTAGGAACTAATCAACAGGCGATTTCGGCGATTGAAAACAGCGAAACTATTGATGACGAAAAACTTATCGCTGTAGCAAAAGCACTTGGAGTTAGTGTTGAAGCTATAAAAAACTTTACCGAAGAAAATATGATTAGTTATTTTAATTCTTTTTACGATAACAGTATTGCTAACGGGCTTGTTAATAATGCAAATCATTGCACTTTCAATCCTTTAGATAAACTTGTGGAATCTTTTGAAGAAAATAAAAAACTTTACGAACGTTTATTACAAGCTGAAAAAGATAAAGTCGAATTTTTAGAAAAATTATTAAAAGACAAATAA
- a CDS encoding AraC family transcriptional regulator — MPEIIINSFSVAICFLIGMLAIFYLPFNKKGNFWFGIFLVSFGFALLSKIIWQEGFDVKFPYIIPVSELSRFVVAPSFYLSIWYYTHLSKISIGKIMLHFIPALVFILLISIPYFLSLGNTSDLIGESFSRILGGLMRLVLPVQLIVYWILSYQLLKKHRKGVLLFSSQKKERDLKWLQSILIWMLFIIVLFLIMKIEETSFLSSVSTYLYLVFTLFMVYNLLRQKEVFFTDKNENIVLENIIYPNIRFQTEKPASRLNEEELSKYKSILNNLLEHDEVFTDSEINLASLADKVGISMNDMSFMINNSYNMNFYALINNYRIEKVKEMLTQKQYSHLTILGIAYEAGFTSKSTFNNAFKKTTGLTPSEYVKKNNPKEV, encoded by the coding sequence ATGCCGGAGATTATTATTAACTCATTTTCAGTTGCAATTTGCTTTCTAATAGGCATGCTGGCAATTTTTTATTTACCGTTTAATAAAAAAGGAAATTTTTGGTTTGGCATTTTTCTAGTATCATTCGGTTTTGCATTGTTGAGTAAAATAATCTGGCAAGAAGGTTTTGATGTAAAATTCCCGTATATCATTCCGGTTTCTGAATTATCTCGCTTTGTTGTGGCTCCAAGTTTTTATTTAAGCATTTGGTATTATACACATTTGAGTAAAATAAGTATTGGAAAAATAATGCTGCATTTTATACCAGCTTTAGTTTTTATTCTTTTGATATCTATCCCATATTTTCTTTCGCTGGGAAATACTTCTGATTTAATTGGTGAAAGTTTCAGTCGTATTTTGGGAGGTTTGATGCGTTTGGTATTGCCGGTTCAATTAATCGTTTATTGGATTTTGTCTTATCAATTATTAAAAAAACATAGAAAAGGTGTATTGTTGTTTTCATCTCAGAAAAAAGAAAGAGATTTAAAATGGCTGCAAAGTATATTGATATGGATGCTTTTTATAATTGTTCTGTTTCTGATAATGAAAATAGAGGAAACCAGCTTCCTTAGTTCCGTCAGTACCTATTTGTACTTAGTATTTACACTATTTATGGTTTATAATCTTTTGAGACAAAAAGAAGTTTTTTTTACTGATAAAAATGAAAACATTGTACTTGAAAATATTATATATCCCAATATTAGGTTTCAAACCGAAAAACCTGCATCTCGACTTAATGAAGAAGAATTATCAAAATACAAGTCAATTTTGAACAATCTATTAGAACATGATGAGGTGTTTACAGATTCTGAGATTAATTTGGCTTCACTTGCAGACAAAGTCGGAATTTCGATGAATGATATGTCTTTCATGATTAATAATAGTTACAATATGAATTTCTATGCCTTAATCAATAATTACAGGATTGAAAAAGTTAAAGAAATGTTGACACAAAAACAATACAGTCATTTAACAATTCTGGGTATCGCTTATGAGGCTGGATTTACATCAAAGTCAACTTTTAATAATGCCTTCAAGAAAACAACAGGACTTACGCCAAGTGAGTACGTGAAAAAAAATAACCCAAAAGAGGTCTGA
- a CDS encoding DUF6642 family protein gives MDNEKFIFCLEGVPDVDTHVTTLVVKNLEEIAIDQGISSIYKTCDTIEGLEESLNVLLYEDHNFKDYEIIYLVMPGEPNNICLHDYYYSLQEIAELFEGKMKGKIIHFANLKVLDLNDDEAQYFLDITGARAISGYGSSYNKIASSSTIDKAFFSLYQENDDITEVVEELYQKHYALCKLLDFRLYY, from the coding sequence ATGGATAATGAAAAATTTATTTTCTGCCTGGAAGGTGTTCCTGATGTCGATACACACGTTACCACTCTAGTCGTAAAAAACTTAGAAGAAATAGCAATCGATCAGGGTATTTCCAGCATTTATAAAACCTGCGATACTATTGAAGGTCTCGAAGAAAGCCTGAATGTACTGCTCTATGAAGATCATAATTTTAAGGATTATGAAATCATATATTTAGTAATGCCAGGCGAACCCAATAATATTTGTCTTCATGATTATTATTACAGTTTACAAGAAATTGCAGAATTATTCGAGGGTAAAATGAAAGGCAAAATCATTCATTTTGCCAATTTAAAGGTTTTGGATTTAAATGATGATGAAGCTCAATATTTTCTGGATATTACCGGCGCGCGAGCAATTTCAGGTTATGGTTCCTCTTATAATAAGATAGCAAGCTCCAGCACGATCGACAAAGCTTTTTTTAGTTTATATCAGGAAAATGACGACATTACCGAAGTGGTCGAAGAATTGTATCAAAAACATTATGCTTTGTGCAAATTGCTCGATTTTAGATTGTACTATTAG
- a CDS encoding AraC family transcriptional regulator produces the protein METNEKIKTYGAKGFREKFLGLENPIHKLFKTNSDHFFCLKMEEIMQLQYPVPPSKHDCHTLIFITSGTHIIKLGFEECQTNKNEIIVVPAGQIFSIDHINSKHSGFICQFHPDVLIGKYGNRDIINDFGFLKISGNPKIIVSEKDAPFINNILTRLEAEYLEAETINLDLIQTYLVTLFCEMNRNTVKIPKEGTAAEVLSAKFKELIYPNIKINHQVNYYASMLNVTPNHLNKSVKATTGKSATTWIDETILLEAKYLLYQTTLSISEIAMMVGHEDQSYFSRFFKKHEAISPVQYRKMIDKS, from the coding sequence ATGGAAACAAACGAAAAAATAAAAACATATGGCGCTAAAGGATTTCGTGAAAAGTTTCTTGGTTTAGAAAATCCAATTCATAAACTTTTCAAAACAAATTCAGATCATTTTTTTTGTTTGAAAATGGAAGAAATAATGCAGCTTCAATATCCTGTTCCGCCTTCGAAACATGATTGCCATACTTTAATTTTTATTACTTCGGGAACGCATATTATAAAATTAGGTTTTGAGGAATGTCAGACTAATAAAAACGAAATCATTGTGGTTCCGGCTGGTCAGATTTTTTCGATTGATCACATTAATAGCAAACATAGTGGTTTTATTTGTCAATTTCATCCGGATGTTTTAATTGGCAAATATGGAAATCGTGACATAATAAATGATTTTGGTTTTCTGAAAATCTCTGGAAATCCCAAAATTATTGTTTCCGAAAAAGATGCTCCTTTTATCAATAATATATTAACGCGTCTCGAGGCAGAATACCTTGAAGCCGAAACGATAAATCTAGATCTGATACAAACTTATTTAGTGACTTTGTTTTGCGAAATGAATAGAAACACTGTCAAAATTCCTAAGGAAGGAACCGCAGCCGAAGTTCTTTCTGCAAAATTCAAAGAGCTTATTTACCCAAATATTAAAATAAACCATCAGGTAAATTATTATGCTTCAATGCTCAATGTTACACCGAATCATTTGAATAAATCGGTTAAGGCAACAACAGGCAAATCTGCAACGACTTGGATTGATGAGACCATTTTACTCGAAGCCAAATATTTACTGTATCAAACTACTCTTTCGATAAGCGAAATAGCAATGATGGTTGGACATGAGGATCAATCTTACTTTAGTCGTTTCTTTAAAAAGCACGAAGCAATCAGCCCGGTTCAATATCGAAAAATGATTGATAAGTCCTAA
- a CDS encoding pentapeptide repeat-containing protein has protein sequence METALHQNKTFDTIDYSDQKLSDNEFINCEFINCNFSKSDFSYIDFLDCTFKNCNLSLASLKSTGLKNIKFIDCKLMGLDFSSSNSFLFAMNFQDCLLDYSTFIYKKLKKTNFIDCSLKDVDFSNTDLSLAIFKNCDLSNATFMDCILEKTDFRSSRNYAFDPSENKIKRTKVSNSALAGLLEKFDLDIE, from the coding sequence ATGGAAACTGCACTACATCAAAACAAGACTTTTGACACCATTGATTATTCTGATCAAAAATTATCTGATAATGAATTTATAAACTGCGAGTTCATCAATTGCAATTTTTCGAAAAGCGATTTTAGCTACATTGACTTTTTAGATTGTACGTTTAAAAACTGCAATCTTTCTTTAGCGAGTTTAAAAAGTACTGGTTTAAAAAACATTAAATTCATTGATTGTAAATTAATGGGACTCGATTTCAGCTCGAGCAATAGTTTTTTGTTTGCGATGAATTTTCAGGATTGTCTGCTTGATTATTCGACTTTCATTTATAAAAAATTAAAGAAAACAAACTTCATTGATTGTTCTTTAAAAGATGTAGATTTTTCTAATACCGATTTGTCTCTGGCAATTTTTAAAAATTGTGACCTTTCAAATGCTACTTTTATGGACTGCATTTTAGAGAAAACAGATTTCAGATCTTCCCGCAACTATGCTTTTGATCCTTCTGAAAACAAAATCAAAAGAACAAAAGTTTCTAATTCGGCGCTTGCGGGATTACTTGAAAAATTTGATTTAGATATTGAGTGA